A DNA window from Helianthus annuus cultivar XRQ/B chromosome 15, HanXRQr2.0-SUNRISE, whole genome shotgun sequence contains the following coding sequences:
- the LOC110912590 gene encoding U11/U12 small nuclear ribonucleoprotein 48 kDa protein translates to MDSSPTFTFLPPPPPPAPNPNPNHHHTSTAATHPPDITTTLSTLKHLIHLSKSTLTSLSTILPTPTTTATTTTTATCPYNSNHCLPPSSLFRHHLLCPSSPSPISLSLLQSLHYPNSLQSPITTHEINHLNSNTDLSISLTDYHTSLDSNFFYTDCPAVVTFPQHNNNADLTLTLPPVLSAECAGFTGDGEDDITGAIDGLFSSGYFVKLLPSEYYNVRIEISQWNDYPSVYSRGVVCLIVCCCYLCGEDGLMEWMLVNSPFYGVVIDVFLRDHMLLLFRVCLRAIAREAVGYMVLFSKGERAGGGDCPVLYRVLMWLGLQFGILYGEMNGKLFAVNMLKQALLNVSSKSLISFDESSGLSDKDGVNGSKENDGRSRKGKILVSQIAAAVAALHERSAFETRIKAIRSSRFVPVYQRVQEHEYISRAAGEERKKRPNYRPIIEHDGVLWHRGGNQDSNKNKSQEELIAEERDYKRRRMSYRGKKMKRSTTQVMRDIIDEYMEEIKHANMASADAINLESGSSSISNIHVDKHRHDEIKQKTLSKESVSARYEDKVREKSNKHGHKDNKSSIRKRKDRSSSPNNHHKSKHKDRRSSSNLPNEFEDRYDPSKSHDSDVYGL, encoded by the exons ATGGACTCATCTCCTACATTCACCTTTCTCCCTCCACCCCCACCCCCAGccccaaaccctaaccctaaccacCACCACACCTCCACCGCTGCCACCCACCCTCCCGACATCACCACCACACTCTCAACCCTAAAACACCTCATCCACCTCTCCAAATCCACCCTCACTTCCCTCTCCACTATCCtccccacccccaccaccaccgccaccaccaccaccaccgccacatgTCCATACAACTCCAACCACTGCCTCCCTCCCTCCTCCCTCTTCCGCCACCACCTCCTCTGCCCTTCCTCCCCCTcacctatctctctctctctcctccaatcCCTTCACTACCCTAACTCCCTCCAATCCCCAATCACCACTCACGAAATCAATCATCTCAATTCCAACACAGATCTCTCTATATCCTTAACCGATTATCACACATCTCTCGATTCAAACTTCTTTTACACTGATTGTCCGGCGGTTGTTACGTTTCCGCAACACAATAACAACGCCGATCTTACGCTTACGTTGCCACCTGTCTTATCAGCTGAGTGTGCAGGTTTTACAGGCGACGGTGAAGATGACATCACCGGCGCCATTGATGGTTTGTTTAGTAGTGGTTATTTTGTTAAGCTGCTTCCTTCTGAGTACTACAATGTTAGGATAGAGATTAGTCAGTGGAATGATTATCCGTCGGTTTATTCGCGCggtgttgtttgtttgattgtgtgtTGTTGTTACTTGTGTGGGGAGGATGGTTTGATGGAGTGGATGCTGGTGAATTCGCCGTTTTATGGGGTTGTGATTGATGTGTTTTTGAGGGATCATATGCTTCTGTTGTTTAGGGTTTGTTTGAGGGCTATAGCTAGGGAGGCTGTTGGATATATGGTTTTGTTTTCGAAAGGGGAGCGAGCGGGTGGTGGTGATTGTCCGGTTTTGTACAGAGTGTTGATGTGGTTAGGTTTGCAGTTTGGTATATTGTATGGTGAAATGAATGGGAAGTTGTTTGCGGTTAATATGTTAAAGCAAGCTTTATTGAATGTTTCATCGAAATCTTTGATTTCTTTTGATGAATCGTCTGGTTTAAGTGATAAGGATGGTGTTAATGGAAGCAAGGAGAATGATGGAAGAAGTAGAAAGGGGAAGATTTTAGTTTCACAAATAGCAGCAGCTGTTGCTGCGTTGCATGAACGTTCTGCGTTTGAAACAAGAATCAAAGCTATACGCTCTTCGCGGTTTGTTCCGGTTTATCAAAG AGTGCAAGAGCATGAATATATATCTAGGGCGGCTGGTGAAGAGCGTAAAAAACGTCCAAATTATAGACCTATAATCGAACACGATGGAGTACTTTGGCATAGGGGAGGTAACCAG GATTCAAATAAAAATAAGTCACAAGAGGAATTAATAGCTGAAGAAAGAGATTACAAAAGGCGAAGAATGTCATATCGTGGCAAGAAAATGAAAAGAAGCACCACACAG GTCATGAGGGATATAATTGATGAATACATGGAAGAAATCAAGCATGCAAACATGGCTTCTGCAGATGCCATAAACCTTGAATCAGGATCTTCTTCTATAAGCAACATACATGTGGATAAACACAGACATGATGAGATTAAACAGAAAACTCTTTCGAAAGAATCAGTTTCTGCAAGATACGAAGACAAGGTTAGAGAAAAAAGCAACAAACACGGACATAAGGATAACAAATCTAGCATACGGAAGAGAAAAGATCGTTCTTCAAGCCCTAATAATCACCATAAGAGCAAGCATAAAGACAGAAGATCATCTTCTAATTTACCAAATGAATTCGAGGACAGATACGATCCTTCTAAATCTCATGATAGTGATGTTTATGGTCTCTAA